DNA from Homalodisca vitripennis isolate AUS2020 unplaced genomic scaffold, UT_GWSS_2.1 ScUCBcl_1001;HRSCAF=4058, whole genome shotgun sequence:
taattaaaaaaaaaaaataaatatctaaattaagcAACCGCCGTtgggtataaaataaaatatcacttcttCTTTATTGTCTATCATACAATCTTAACTTAAAATTTCACCGtctttgttcatttttaattagttttaaacacgaAATCTAAACCTTTTCTCTCTAATTTAGTCGTTTTACCGAATATCTGTGGCTAGAAAACCAACCActttgtacattgatttattattacaagctctttattttgttatcagtaatcgtttacattatcatcaattttatttgcaaatatcatttatatatttatatatttaatcctACTTACTACAGCGAATTCACTGTGTTTTTAACGAAATTACAACTGTTTGCtattgttctttttcttttcggtattattataaagagcaagattgattttctattcttttcctgtaTTCACACGAACTTCTGTCAACCTCCGACTTGTTCATAGTTCACGTGGAACTATGTTAACAGGTTCATTTAACAGTGtagtaattgtttatatattatagaacAGAACACAACAAtgattcagtttacaataattattttatattcaaagtgtgATATACAATTCCCAAATGTCGCATAGAATAGTAATTTGatagataaattttgttaattacaagcACTGTCAACCCCACATATTGCGGATATTCACTGGAATATGTTaaacagtttacatttagttttgtagtcatagtgatttgcaattgcaacaaataaaaatcactattcagttataaatatactttatacgtgtatagttcaataattttaaaggtcgtttagtaaattttgaaaaaatagaagaatcagcGAATATTCGGTGATTGTAACGAAGTAAATATGTAGATTTGCTGTTATCCACgcgctaattaaatttaaaacgtttaattagttgtaaacggataaaaaaaagtggattaaatatcagtgataaacgcgccgccgcttgatctgggctttggagtttgcaagctcgagtaaatttttttttctaaaagagcaagcagcgcgaagcgctgcgcagcgggcaagcatcgcgtgatctgacccattctgaaaattttgttaaattcagaataagtaggctatattgttttaaacatgtttcattactaatttgtgttttttcgtacggaaattaataaactcgtaaacttaatctaataaacgtaatctaacttatataaattaaaatagagaatgcggggacacACTGGAAAATACCCATTTTAAACTTAAGAATACACTGACTTGGATCACATTACAGTGGTATGAATCAAGCAATCGCAATCCAGGTTCGCTAGACAAATGCAGATTTACCACTTGTTAACAGACAACACTCTGGCGCTACAGCTACAGGACTCGGATCTGCAGTATATCCACTAACCTCACATAAATGTCTGTTTTATATGTACTTTCTAcgttattcctttttatttattatcaaatttacaACATGTCTAGGTATCGACAATTGTAAGTAAACCGTCGTTGACAACTCTATTTCATTCACCGTATTAACTAGAAACCGGGAGAATTATCAATGTTAACGGATACGtacactctgattggtcgaataGTGACCGACCAATCAAGTCAAGCCACCTCCTACTACCTATATAAGCGTGTGTTAACAGTTCACTCtatatattctatctccacgcacatgcgcaCTGTACACTAGATGACTTTATCACACGATTTCACCTGTTTAAATAccgtttttaaaactaaaaaaacggTAATTTAACGTGTATCTTGTTGTAATCTAAATCGACCTGTACTTATAACTAGTGGTATtttcgataaaatataaattttcaagagTGTAACTTTCGGCTCTtatattgaattgtataaaacattacacGAATACTATCAATTGGGCGATTaccgtatttgtaaatttaatgtttgtttaaagattgtatttaaaacattaacttaaataggtaatttcaatataaaacaagtcgaGAGTTGCTTGTTTTAGCcaacataataacataattccaatgtttacacaaaccactaaaagcggtaaaataagcgaaaattacaagttatgtttAATAATCAGAGTTTCAACGCGGTTCTTTGGTTAATATTAGaagtcatgtgtataaaacatgacagaaactatggttttcgatcgaattgcaattgacgtattttttttttttttttttttttttttttttttttatattgtaaactcaatgtttgtttaaaataaataaataaaaacagataattatacaattttacagtgaaatcggactatgttttaaaaagaaaaaaaggaattgaaaaaaataaaaaattcctggaataaaatatttatgacaagcacaaagtcataaatttggtattttcgatagaaaatatagtcgagagcgacttgaaacaaccaggtttacatcggttttacaacaataagcggtaaaataagcgaaaacgaaagagttattggtgtggcctttagaaaggccgtttgtgCGGAGCGGGCTCGCTCGTTGCGCTGGGCGCTGGCCGGCTTACTTGGAGCTGGTGTACTTGGTCACGGCACTTGGTACCCTCGCTCACGGCGTGCTTGGCCAACTCGCCGGGCAACAGGAGCCTGACGGCGGTCTGGATCTCCCGCGACGTGATGGTCGACCGCTTGTTGTAGTGGGCCAGGCGGGAAGCTTCGGCGGCTATGCGCTCGAATATGTCGTTCACGAAGCTGTTCATGATGGACATGGCCTTGCTGGAGACGCCGGTGTCGGGGTGGACCTGTTTCAGCACCTTGTAGATGTAGATGGCATAACTCTCCTTCCTCCTGCGCTTCTTCTTCTTGTCGCCCTTGGTGATGTTCTTCTGGCCTTGCCGGCCTTCTTGACGGCTTTTCCGCTCGCTTTCGGTTGGCATCCTGAGTCGCTGGTGTACGCCGGGAGTATaggccaaaatttttttttttttttttttttttttttttttttttttttttttgttaagcagAGGGAACCTTCAAAAGGTACCGGGCGTCCCGGTTATGTGGGATTCTTA
Protein-coding regions in this window:
- the LOC124371161 gene encoding histone H2B-like, with product MPTESERKSRQEGRQGQKNITKGDKKKKRRRKESYAIYIYKVLKQVHPDTGVSSKAMSIMNSFVNDIFERIAAEASRLAHYNKRSTITSREIQTAVRLLLPGELAKHAVSEGTKCRDQVHQLQVSRPAPSATSEPAPHKRPF